The Pantoea eucalypti sequence CCACGACCAGCGGCACACGCTCAACGATGTTGATCCCGGCTTCGCTGAGGATCTCAACTTTACGCGGGTTATTGGTCAGCAGGCGCACTTCATTTACGCCCAGCAGTTTGAACATATCGGCGCACAGGGTGAAGTCGCGTTCATCAGCGGCAAAGCCTAGCTGATGGTTTGCTTCCACGGTGTCATAGCCTTTGTCCTGCAACGCATAGGCGCGGATCTTATTCAGCAGACCGATATTACGGCCTTCCTGGCGGTGATACAGCAGCACACCGCGACCTTCTTCTGCGATGGCATTAAGGGCGGCTTCAAGCTGAAAGCCGCAGTCGCAACGCAGGCTGAAGAGCGCATCGCCGGTCAGGCATTCGGAGTGAACGCGCGCCAGTACCGGCTCGTTATCATTAATATCGCCAAAGACCAGTGCAACGTGGTCATGTCCGGTTGCCAGTTCTTCAAAACCAACCATCAGGAAATCTCCCCATGGCGTGGGCAGTTTGGCTTCTGCCACCCGTTTAAGCTGCATGTGACTCTCCAGAACCTTCAGAGGATGCACTATCATCATGATAGTGCACAGGCCAGTGTGGCCCGACAAACGTGCAATATTGTGCCACAACCCGCAAGCGGGCTGGTAATCTCTGATACCAATTGCAGTGATAAAGCACAATTATCCAATCGGCAACGGTTATGTTATTCTTTTTTAAGCTAAAGTTATGCAATTGTTGTCTTTTAACACCGGGATAAGGGAAGAGGATGTTTAAGATTTCGCGTCGAACCACCTTCGGAATGCTGCTGCTGCTGATCATGCCCGTTGCCGTCTGGCTTACTGGCTGGCGCTGGCAGGCAGGTGAAAGCAATGCGGTGCTGAAAGGTCTGTTCTGGATGACCGAAACCGTCACCAATCCGTGGGGCATTGTCACCAGCGTACTGCTGAGTGCATGGATGCTCTGGTGCCTGCGCTTTCGCCTGAAGCCCGCCATTCTGCTTCTGTTGATCATGAACGCGACGATTCTGGCCGGG is a genomic window containing:
- the ribA gene encoding GTP cyclohydrolase II translates to MQLKRVAEAKLPTPWGDFLMVGFEELATGHDHVALVFGDINDNEPVLARVHSECLTGDALFSLRCDCGFQLEAALNAIAEEGRGVLLYHRQEGRNIGLLNKIRAYALQDKGYDTVEANHQLGFAADERDFTLCADMFKLLGVNEVRLLTNNPRKVEILSEAGINIVERVPLVVGRNPKNAHYLDTKAAKMGHLLPKF